The genomic stretch GCTCTCCTTGCGCGACATCATCGACGAAACGGCAAGAGCCCTAGCCTTTCTCTCACGACTTCCAATCCCGGATCGCTTCTTTGTCGGCCATGACGGGCGTCTGACCAAAACGGTGGCCGCATTTCCTCTCGCGGGCCTTCTTCTTTCGCTCCCGGCGGCATTTCTGATGCTGATTTTGCTGTCGCTGCACACATCAGCGCTTTTGGTCGCTTTGATGGCGATAACGATACAAATCTTCATCACCGGCGGGCTGCACGAAGATGGTCTTTCGGATACGACCGATGGACTCGGCGCTGGCCGGGATCGTCAGCGAGCGCTGGAGATCATGAAGGACAGTCGGCTTGGCAGCTATGGCGCTCTGGCAATGATCCTGTCTCTTGGTCTGAGAGTGACAGCACTTGCAGCCATTGCAGCAAACCTCCCGGCAATTTCCGCGGCATTGGTTTTCGTTGCGGCGTCCGTCGGCAGCCGAGCCCTGATTGTCTGGCACTGGTCCACCCTCCCCCCGGCTCGACCGGACGGTGTCGCATCGGGTGCAGGTCAACCGGAACCGGAGGCGACGCGTTTTGCGCTTTTGTCTGGGCTGGCACTGGTCGCTGTTACCACCCTTCCTGCGATCACATTTGCGACATTTCTAGGCGCCATAGTCGCAGCCATCATGGCTGCTTTCGCCTTTACTTCCAATGTTCGTCGCCGTCTGGGAGGCCAGACGGGAGACACGATCGGAGCCTGTCAACAGATTGCTGAGACTGCCTTTCTAGTTGCTCTTGCTATTGCCACCTGAGCACACAATATTCACGGCGCAACGGAAGGACACCGATGGAATCTCCCTGCACGCTTGTTTGTTCAATCGACATGAAAACCGGTTATTGCTTCGGTTGCGGACGTACTCGAGACGAAATCGG from Peteryoungia desertarenae encodes the following:
- a CDS encoding adenosylcobinamide-GDP ribazoletransferase, whose protein sequence is MLSLRDIIDETARALAFLSRLPIPDRFFVGHDGRLTKTVAAFPLAGLLLSLPAAFLMLILLSLHTSALLVALMAITIQIFITGGLHEDGLSDTTDGLGAGRDRQRALEIMKDSRLGSYGALAMILSLGLRVTALAAIAANLPAISAALVFVAASVGSRALIVWHWSTLPPARPDGVASGAGQPEPEATRFALLSGLALVAVTTLPAITFATFLGAIVAAIMAAFAFTSNVRRRLGGQTGDTIGACQQIAETAFLVALAIAT